One window of ANME-2 cluster archaeon genomic DNA carries:
- a CDS encoding KH domain-containing protein — MTTYVKVPMERIAVIIGPDGNTKALIEQKSTATLKIDSQTGSIEITDPSDPILAMRAAEVIKSIGRGFSPDKVLRLFDDDMLTVEIMDLSHIATTAKELQRIKGRIIGKGGKSREIFENLTGCKISVMGKTVSILGHLDQILVARTGIEMLVNGSPHGPVFSFLEKKRRELKENRWE, encoded by the coding sequence ATGACCACTTATGTAAAGGTACCCATGGAAAGGATCGCTGTAATTATCGGACCCGATGGAAACACTAAAGCACTTATTGAGCAAAAATCCACTGCCACTCTAAAAATTGATAGCCAGACTGGCAGCATTGAGATAACTGACCCGAGCGACCCAATACTGGCAATGAGGGCTGCGGAGGTTATCAAATCTATAGGGAGAGGTTTTAGCCCTGATAAAGTGCTCCGCCTTTTTGACGATGACATGCTTACTGTTGAGATAATGGACCTGAGCCATATAGCCACAACTGCCAAGGAATTGCAGCGCATAAAGGGGCGTATTATTGGTAAAGGTGGTAAATCAAGGGAGATATTCGAGAACCTGACAGGCTGCAAAATTTCAGTGATGGGTAAGACCGTGAGCATTCTCGGACATCTGGACCAGATACTTGTAGCACGCACAGGTATCGAGATGCTGGTAAATGGCTCTCCTCATGGACCGGTATTCTCTTTTCTGGAAAAGAAACGCAGGGAATTAAAAGAAAACAGATGGGAATAG
- a CDS encoding minichromosome maintenance protein MCM translates to MADNSSEITWEEFIKRYYFEQLLSLAGEYPERKSLIIEYPDIEKYSIELASELLETPDSVLRHANKALNNIDLPMDVTLADTHVRIVNLPADVEIRQLRSDNISKLISISGIIRKATEVRPKLVMAAFECQKCGHITELPQSSTKFSTPFDCDNEQCGRQGPFKLLVKESTFIDAQKLRIQESPEDLRGGEQPQTLDVDIEDDLVGQVAPGDRVTISGILRSYQREKGMVKSTFFDLVLDGQSIEREDHEFDEIKITLEEEKQIEEMGNSPDIFDRIIASIAPSIFGYDEIKEAMALQLFSGVPKHLPDGSRIRGDIHMLLVGDPGIAKSQLLRYAIKLSPRGIYTSGKGTTSAGLTATAVKDEFGDGRWTLEAGALVLADKGMAAVDEMDKMAKEDRSALHEAMEQQTISIAKAGVLATLKSRCALLGAANPKFGRFDRYEGIAQQINLPPALISRFDLIFILTDETNTQRDTNIAEHILRGHYAGEIDAQYKNVQSSKITLEQIETAMEVVQPAIKPEMLRKYIAYSKRHIFPVLEDDSRQMIIDFYLNLRSQGSDTNSPIPVTARQLEALVRLAEGSAKMRLSNTVTTSDVNRIIRIVTESLKQVMTDPETGKLDSDMINTGMAKSQRDKAKLIRDIIREVQQDHDGKAPKNEVIQRAVEAGMDEDKAEDFIKRLKREGSIFEPSNGFLKTT, encoded by the coding sequence ATGGCTGACAATTCATCAGAGATTACATGGGAAGAGTTCATAAAACGTTATTATTTTGAGCAGTTGCTTTCTTTGGCAGGAGAATATCCTGAGCGAAAAAGCCTGATCATAGAATACCCGGATATAGAAAAATACAGTATTGAACTTGCCAGTGAATTGCTGGAAACTCCTGATAGTGTACTGCGGCACGCCAACAAGGCGCTGAACAATATTGACCTGCCTATGGATGTGACACTGGCTGATACCCATGTCAGGATAGTAAATCTCCCTGCTGATGTAGAGATTAGGCAGCTTAGAAGCGATAATATATCAAAATTAATAAGCATCAGTGGTATTATCAGGAAGGCCACAGAAGTAAGACCAAAACTTGTCATGGCAGCATTTGAATGTCAAAAATGCGGGCATATTACTGAATTGCCCCAGAGCAGTACTAAGTTTTCAACACCTTTTGATTGTGACAATGAACAGTGTGGCAGGCAGGGTCCTTTCAAGTTGCTTGTTAAAGAATCTACCTTTATTGATGCCCAGAAACTCAGGATACAGGAATCTCCTGAAGACCTGAGAGGCGGTGAACAGCCCCAGACCCTTGATGTTGATATTGAGGATGACCTTGTAGGGCAGGTCGCTCCTGGTGACCGGGTGACCATATCCGGCATACTGCGAAGCTACCAGAGAGAGAAGGGTATGGTAAAAAGTACCTTTTTTGACCTTGTACTGGATGGTCAGTCCATTGAACGGGAAGACCACGAGTTCGATGAGATAAAAATTACCCTGGAAGAAGAAAAGCAGATCGAAGAAATGGGAAATTCTCCTGATATCTTTGACCGGATAATTGCCTCCATTGCCCCCAGCATTTTTGGGTATGATGAAATTAAGGAGGCTATGGCGCTGCAATTGTTCAGCGGTGTGCCTAAACACCTGCCTGACGGGTCAAGAATTAGGGGAGATATCCACATGCTGCTGGTGGGAGACCCGGGTATTGCCAAGTCACAGCTGTTGCGTTATGCAATTAAGTTGTCACCACGGGGCATCTATACTTCAGGTAAGGGTACAACGTCTGCCGGTCTTACTGCCACTGCTGTCAAGGACGAGTTCGGGGACGGACGCTGGACACTTGAGGCCGGTGCCCTGGTATTGGCTGATAAGGGAATGGCTGCCGTGGATGAGATGGACAAGATGGCAAAGGAAGACAGGAGTGCACTGCATGAGGCTATGGAACAGCAGACCATCAGTATTGCAAAGGCCGGTGTCCTGGCAACCCTGAAGAGCAGGTGTGCCCTGCTGGGTGCGGCAAACCCAAAATTCGGTCGGTTCGACCGCTATGAGGGCATTGCTCAACAGATCAACCTGCCCCCTGCCCTGATATCCAGGTTTGACCTGATATTCATACTAACAGATGAAACAAACACTCAGCGTGATACAAATATTGCGGAACATATTTTGAGGGGGCACTATGCCGGTGAGATTGATGCCCAGTACAAAAATGTGCAGTCTTCCAAAATCACATTGGAGCAGATAGAGACTGCTATGGAGGTAGTCCAGCCAGCCATCAAACCCGAGATGTTGCGTAAATATATTGCATATTCGAAGCGCCACATATTTCCTGTGCTGGAAGACGATTCACGCCAGATGATCATTGATTTTTACCTTAATCTCAGGAGCCAGGGAAGCGATACCAATTCACCGATCCCGGTAACAGCAAGACAGCTTGAGGCCCTTGTGCGCCTTGCAGAGGGGTCAGCCAAAATGAGACTCAGTAATACGGTAACGACTTCTGACGTTAATCGGATAATCAGGATCGTTACTGAAAGTCTCAAACAGGTAATGACAGACCCCGAAACCGGGAAACTGGATTCCGATATGATCAACACAGGCATGGCAAAAAGCCAGCGTGACAAGGCCAAACTTATCAGGGATATCATCCGTGAAGTGCAGCAGGACCATGATGGTAAAGCACCTAAGAACGAAGTGATACAGCGTGCAGTGGAAGCGGGTATGGATGAGGATAAAGCTGAGGATTTTATAAAAAGACTTAAGCGTGAAGGGTCTATTTTTGAACCCAGTAATGGATTTTTGAAAACCACGTAA
- a CDS encoding DUF424 family protein, whose product MYIKIYETDESILVTVCDRELIGKTLKGNGLKLEIDEEFYKGELADAAQVKTALLDATTANIVGERSIDIAIKCRAIDKSCLIYIDGVPHAQMFCV is encoded by the coding sequence ATGTACATCAAGATATACGAAACCGATGAATCTATACTGGTAACGGTATGTGATAGAGAACTCATCGGCAAGACCCTGAAAGGAAATGGTCTGAAACTGGAAATCGACGAAGAATTTTATAAGGGTGAACTGGCAGATGCTGCACAGGTAAAAACAGCACTGCTGGATGCCACGACCGCAAATATTGTAGGCGAGCGTAGTATTGATATTGCCATAAAATGCAGGGCTATAGATAAATCATGTCTGATTTACATTGATGGTGTACCTCACGCC